Proteins from a single region of Argiope bruennichi chromosome 6, qqArgBrue1.1, whole genome shotgun sequence:
- the LOC129972038 gene encoding zinc finger protein 235-like, with protein MRNRCGTSIVDAQGNNENASINVLSENVENAWNSEKDSQKACTKTTDNTGSISEQKNGDSNISNLSAGEAFEECRMSLQDSKWQSFNNDKDSFMDSLDCVIKSNLSVKKNITGSKNSLLNCDFSQGNKDPKHSTIKISRGLKPEHISPEMTSEDSNHIDKMAANEEESICSIKDDIEVAGPSRIRPLKKMFVCDICSKEFKWKRSLQEHYRIHTGERPFECRICKTSFARKSDLKRHYKIHSDEKTFVCDICGKDFNFKQNLQIHYRTHTGEKPFVCDVCQKAFAQVSTLQTHIRTHTGVKPYKCPICGMAFAHINNCNKHLRKLHE; from the coding sequence ATGAGAAATCGGTGTGGTACGTCAATAGTGGACGCTCAGGGGAATAATGAAAATGCATCGATAAACGTTTTGTCGGAAAATGTTGAAAATGCCTGGAATTCTGAGAAAGACTCTCAAAAGGCTTGTACGAAAACAACAGATAACACCGGATCTATCTCTGAGCAAAAAAATGgtgattcaaatatttcaaatttatccgCTGGAGAAGCTTTTGAAGAATGCCGAATGTCTCTTCAGGACAGCAAATGGCAATCGTTTAATAATGATAAAGATTCGTTTATGGATTCCTTGGACTGTGTTATCAAAAGTAATCtttcagtaaagaaaaatattactggaAGCAAGAATTCTCTTCTTAATTGTGATTTTTCGCAAGGAAACAAGGATCCGAAACATAgtactatcaaaatttcaagggGACTAAAACCCGAGCATATTTCACCTGAAATGACTTCTGAAGATTCCAATCACATCGACAAAATGGCTGCCAACGAGGAAGAATCAATTTGTTCAATAAAAGATGACATTGAAGTTGCAGGACCTTCTCGAATACGTCCTCTTAAGAAAATGTTCGTTTGCGATATTTGTTCTAAAGAGTTTAAATGGAAACGCAGCCTTCAAGAACATTATCGAATACATACTGGAGAAAGACCCTTCGAGTGCAGAATTTGTAAAACATCATTTGCTCGGAAATCAGATCTCAAACGACATTATAAAATACACTCTGACGAAAAGACATTTGTGTGTGATATATGTggaaaagatttcaatttcaaacaaaatctccAGATACATTATCGTACTCACACGGGTGAAAAACCATTTGTGTGCGATGTCTGTCAAAAAGCATTTGCTCAGGTCTCTACTCTTCAAACACACATCCGAACACACACTGGGGTAAAACCTTATAAATGCCCAATTTGCGGAATGGCATTCGCtcatataaataattgcaataaacaTCTTAGAAAACTGCATGAGTGA